In the Uranotaenia lowii strain MFRU-FL chromosome 1, ASM2978415v1, whole genome shotgun sequence genome, caccacaaaaactcagtaattctttgaataatcaacggttttgtcagctatcaatttgataatgacgaattttaaaggaaactgtgcaaaattatttttttctttttctcttgcatcgtacatatctcaaaaacgagtaaattttaaattttgaaaaaaataggtcgaatagtactttttacaggcaacaaaatgctgtcaaaatttttaatatccaataactagttaacgagctattagcaaatgaaagtgtcccatttctaaaagaactaagctttattaaggcattgtttttttaatcgatAAAAATGTTAATCTTCCAATacccaatgttttttttttttgctaaaatctCACGGAAATctagttttatgattacaaactTGATCGTTGAGGTGAATTTTCCCGTCTAAAGGCGGGATTTCATAGCGTTAAGATGTGAAGGaaaaagttgattaaaaaaattaattgaattctTTAACTGTAGATTAGTCCTCACATAAACCCACTTTACATtctattctttaatttttagaatatgataaaataaaaagaattcctACTTGCTTCTTGAAGGTTAGTTTTGTTTTCCAGAATCGAAACGAGTTTCAAATGTCCAACTAGTAAATAAAATCTAACCAGACTTAACAACAATAAAGCTTTCTATTCCTTCGCTGCCATTCGGTATTAAGATTGAGTAAACTTGTTTTTCCTTTGGGTTAAAAAAACGTTATAGTATTATTCAACAACTAAAATCGTTGGTCCAACATAAATGATTCGGTCACAATAGTTCACATTACCTTCCCTTCCCCTACGGATATCGCATCGTCGTCGTCCCGGCCAGCGTGGTCGATGTCGTCGTCATCACTGGTGGCGAGCTCAACCTCAGGGACGAACTGGCGTTGTCCACCATCTCTGGGAAGGTACCGAAGCGATAGTTGGTCCTGGGGtttggttttgattattttgtttttaccGTACGTCTCCCCACATACAcacgaacacacacacacacgcacaagCATGGAACCCATGGCCCATGGCGGGATGTCAGCGTTTCAATGGAGacaaaaagttgttgaaaacatCACAAAAACGGCATTAGTTAAGCTTACACACGTCCCGAGAAACTTGTGATGATTTTGTCCAATGAAGCAGGAAGgttttaaagcaaaatatttCTTTCGTCATTAGAAACATATATACAAGGTTTTAGGTGTGATTGAGTTAATGCAATCTTCCCCCAGTTTGGTTCAGAACTATCGGCGAATGGATAAATTTACCGTCCTTGGTTCGGGTTAGATAGTTGGTGGCAGGCGTTTTTCTGTACAAGATGATAGgatgatcgaaaaaaaaacaaaaacaaaccaaagataaataactgaaatatcaaaaaatgcaaaacaatctaACCTCCTACAAATGATACCATACGATAAAACGTAAAATAAGTCCACTAAAACGCTGATGGCAGGGAACTAACCAAAGCAAAATAAGAACCACCGACTACTTACACTCCTGCCGATAAAGGCTTGCCATTCATGGAGCAAGCTGATTAACGAGAGTTTTCAATCGTTTTCAGAAACAATATTATGTAAGAAATAAAAGAACacaaacatttgtttgaacaattttttgaagatttttttttgaaaatgaacaaataacGTGGTCGATTAACTTATATTAAGTACTACTAATAAGCGGTTTTTAATAAACTCAAATACGgtgtgattaaaaaatattccaaaaatggCAAGCAGTGTACCTAGTATACGTTAAGAGGGATCTAGGAGTAAAAGTAATGAgataaaactttcaagttttattcatttcattACCATGCATTGCTACAACTACTAACATCCGTGATCAAAAAGTGGACAATTTATTTGAGCAGAGaagaaatttggtttaattaaattttaacgcCATTGCATCTGTTCTAGTGAAAAACAACACATCTTactaatcttatttttaaacaatgtgCTGCATTTTTAAATCCGTTAAATATTAGGTGCACTGGAAAAACTTCGGGCTCACTTcaattgcatacatttaggcgcTTTTTTAGAACACTCAGGACGTGTCGATTTAAAAACTGTCCTAAACATTTACAACTATAAAGTGACTCGAAAATGGCGTGATTGACGAAACGATTTCCTAATGATGCCTGATTTAGAATACGAAATCTCCTAAATTGGTATTCTGAGCCTATTCATTAACTGtataaagtttataaaactTCCTAACATGAAAAGCACCAACGCGTAGTTTTGAAATACAGAACATTTATTTTAGATTGcaagtttgtgaaaaattacttgttttgaaaattgtaattattACTATTTTacgatgattaaaatttgcacaaagTTCCAAATCTTAGTTCAGATAAATTACTGGTATAAAATTTAGTCCATACTCTTCTGCTTTCGAAGTATCAACAAAATTCGCGAGGATCCTTAAAAAAGGGGTCGTTAAACTCACTAACACTAGTTGCTAGAACCTATAAATCGATTAGGTTAATTCTATAAAACTAGAACCATTTtacgattaaaaaaacaaaccactAGCTAAACAACTACATTTTGGTAAAACTACCTAATAAACGAATGCACAGTCTTAAAACTGATGGTGGTTACCAATCGTAAAGGGTCAACTTACGTCGTTGCGGGTGAATAAAGGTCGTTGTTTGTGTCTAAGCTGGATTTTCTGTGATGGAATATGCAATGAAACATAATTAGAGGATACAACATCAAAACACCGATTCTGTACAGTTATGCGTTAGGAAAAGCAATGATTCGTTACAACACAGACGATTTAAATTATTTACGGTTGATTTTAGGTTGGATGATTGGAGGCTTGAGAGGGAGGCGCGTAAACGACTTACCGAGTTTGCGGCGTAATAGGTGAGTCACGAATGGCGCTCATGGTTACCTCGAACAGAACCACCAACAGACACAGCAGAAGCGGCCCTAGAAGAGCTCCTTCCAATCCAAATAGGTACATTCCTCCGGCTATGGAAAGGCCAGTCAGGTACGGATGACCTCCactgattcgaaaaaaaaacagagaaatgactaaaattcaATACAATGAGGCAAAGTCAACCTAATTTACCCTTTGATTTCCGAGTGTATAATGGGGTTGAAATTGGACGGAACAATGAAGTGTACCAGAACCAGAATTGCCCCTAGCCAGAAGCGATCCTGTGAGAGCCACAGATCCAGGAATGCGGGTACACTGCACCAGTATGATTCCAAAAATGGGGCGGCTGCAAGGATAGAAGCCAACACTGCCGGTAAATACACGATGTGTGCCCCCACGACGGTATGAGTCAGCCACGTGAACAATCCGTGGAATAGAGCCAACTTTAGGGTGGCTACTACTACGCTGGAAATAGAAGCTTCCAGGGCCTGGATTATCCTAGGTCCCCAGGAGTTGTTTATAGTGATTCCGGTTGGGGCATACCGTTCCTGACTGCTTTGCAGTAGGTAGTAGAGCGTCGTAAAAAAGATAATCTTTCAAaatagaataaagaaaaaaaatgagaatttacaTTAACCACATTATTATCAGAATACTTACAGtgtgaaacaaaaacttcagcACAGCATGTCCGCCTCCAAGAATAACTGAAAACAATGTGCCAAATGCCGATGCTAGCAAATTTAAGTTAGTACGAAGTAACATCCACAAAGAGTCGGCCACCTCCAAAAGCATTCCGATATTGCTCTTGACAAAGCCAATGATCCCAGCCTTCGttactgaaataaaaattgaatcacttttttgcaatatttcacAAATATTTTCCCTCACTTGGATTGATGAATATTTCATCGATTGTCACACGGATCGATTGTCCGGTGACACGAGGCCCCACCATGCTATCGCCATTGTTACGATCCATCCAGCTCTGGATGAGCCGATCCCAGACactcaaaatttggcattttagtTTCTTAGCCTGCGTCGGATCTGTATCGTTGAAAATATCATCCACATACTGTTCGATGTGGGATCGACCATACTTGTAGGCATTGTCCAAAATATTGTCCATCGATTGCATGTCTACGAGTAGGAAAACAAAGCTAATGAACTCATAAATgcttataattcaaattttccaagGCGACGGAAAGTTTTAGAGAAActtgaggtatcaaagaaagaaagaacataagccgtaaatatcaggaatttttcgaaaaagaactTGAACCAGCAATCTCCGGTACAGTACAACGGTTAGCctatttcaccacggtgaacgtgatggaatcgACCGACACGAGCGTACATGTCGAgctctatcgaaacaccatgtatatcccgcatgtgatcctTCCCACTaatgatctctcttgtttctctatcaccacccatcgactcgggattttagtcGAGCGAGCACACTCATAATTTAGATTTTGGTAACATACCGATTGGCAGCATTTCGATCAATTCCGGTCGATGGGCCAAGGTCCGATTCACCAGATTGCTGCCAAGTTGGGCCACCGCTATCGTTTCCGAGTAAATTTGAGTGAATGCAAAAACGCTGACCAGCATGACCAGCACGCTGAGGAATCCGATCATTACCACCGAGCTGATGTCATCGATGTAGGAACGAAGTTTGGCACAAACATACCGATGTACGTTGGCATTTACCCGCAGTATTCCGGGTAAACATAAGGGCAGTAGAGCTGCGTGTCGTGGGAACAGCCAATGCTTCAGTAGTTCCCAGTATTGATCACATTTTTGGGAGaagtattgaaaaattcctAGCACCTCTGCTAATCGTTTGACCAGGTGTAAGCTCATGGGGATTATTCCCAAAAATAGAATCCACGTATGCATCCAGATCAGTGTCGCTCCGCAGGCATAAAAGAGTATCCTGAAATAAAGATCGCTTTCTAGCGTTTCTGGCACACGGCAGTAGGATGTGGCATTAACGTAGGTGCTGCTTCGACTATCGTTCATGGTACTTGAAAGCTGCGGAGTGGTAGGAACATCCAGTTGTAGCTTAGACTTGATCTCTTCCATTCGTGAACCGTCCGCACCGCCACTTGTTTCATCCAAAACCGGAACCGATGCCAAGGGCTCTGCTTTGCTCTCATTCAGCCGGTAGCTTGTCATGTCCAACAAACTGTGCCATTTATCGATAAACCGGACGTTCTGTTCGTCTTTTTGCAAATTATAAACCAGCCCGATGGCTCCGTAAATCAGCAACCCAAGAAAAACGGGTACCTGCAAAGCTCCTAGAAAACTGCATCCGTACGCCACAATAAGAATCCATAGCATCTGGCCGAACACCAGAAAAGGAGCAGACAGTTCCGGCTTCCAGAGAATATACACACTTACCACATACAGAACGACAATGATAGCGAGctggaaaaatgcattttttttttcaaaatatcattaaaCAACAATTATACAAAATATGAATCTGACCAAAAGATCAGCAAGTTACCATTTGCAGCGACAGCGAGCTCAGGAgggttttg is a window encoding:
- the LOC129742162 gene encoding transmembrane protein 245 isoform X3, with protein sequence MSTRPSPAPIKRSFDGLFNAWLVLRNQGHEKPLRNAMYNVMMVAVVAVVVGVTLVLAPFFKPLLWAFLFGAVLFPAKKRLAEALNGWIERIEKDDRYLVMGVLGAPLHGIDSLGHFLTEWLKGHLRIIGIGFGALILLRLIVWIAPAEMFLGFWNFIVWNHSLFKTLLSSLSLQMLAIIVVLYVVSVYILWKPELSAPFLVFGQMLWILIVAYGCSFLGALQVPVFLGLLIYGAIGLVYNLQKDEQNVRFIDKWHSLLDMTSYRLNESKAEPLASVPVLDETSGGADGSRMEEIKSKLQLDVPTTPQLSSTMNDSRSSTYVNATSYCRVPETLESDLYFRILFYACGATLIWMHTWILFLGIIPMSLHLVKRLAEVLGIFQYFSQKCDQYWELLKHWLFPRHAALLPLCLPGILRVNANVHRYVCAKLRSYIDDISSVVMIGFLSVLVMLVSVFAFTQIYSETIAVAQLGSNLVNRTLAHRPELIEMLPIDMQSMDNILDNAYKYGRSHIEQYVDDIFNDTDPTQAKKLKCQILSVWDRLIQSWMDRNNGDSMVGPRVTGQSIRVTIDEIFINPITKAGIIGFVKSNIGMLLEVADSLWMLLRTNLNLLASAFGTLFSVILGGGHAVLKFLFHTIIFFTTLYYLLQSSQERYAPTGITINNSWGPRIIQALEASISSVVVATLKLALFHGLFTWLTHTVVGAHIVYLPAVLASILAAAPFLESYWCSVPAFLDLWLSQDRFWLGAILVLVHFIVPSNFNPIIHSEIKGGGHPYLTGLSIAGGMYLFGLEGALLGPLLLCLLVVLFEVTMSAIRDSPITPQTRTNYRFGTFPEMVDNASSSLRLSSPPVMTTTSTTLAGTTTMRYP
- the LOC129742162 gene encoding transmembrane protein 245 isoform X4 → MSTRPSPAPIKRSFDGLFNAWLVLRNQGHEKPLRNAMYNVMMVAVVAVVVGVTLVLAPFFKPLLWAFLFGAVLFPAKKRLAEALNGWIERIEKDDRYLVMGVLGAPLHGIDSLGHFLTEWLKGHLRIIGIGFGALILLRLIVWIAPAEMFLGFWNFIVWNHSLFKTLLSSLSLQMLAIIVVLYVVSVYILWKPELSAPFLVFGQMLWILIVAYGCSFLGALQVPVFLGLLIYGAIGLVYNLQKDEQNVRFIDKWHSLLDMTSYRLNESKAEPLASVPVLDETSGGADGSRMEEIKSKLQLDVPTTPQLSSTMNDSRSSTYVNATSYCRVPETLESDLYFRILFYACGATLIWMHTWILFLGIIPMSLHLVKRLAEVLGIFQYFSQKCDQYWELLKHWLFPRHAALLPLCLPGILRVNANVHRYVCAKLRSYIDDISSVVMIGFLSVLVMLVSVFAFTQIYSETIAVAQLGSNLVNRTLAHRPELIEMLPIDMQSMDNILDNAYKYGRSHIEQYVDDIFNDTDPTQAKKLKCQILSVWDRLIQSWMDRNNGDSMVGPRVTGQSIRVTIDEIFINPITKAGIIGFVKSNIGMLLEVADSLWMLLRTNLNLLASAFGTLFSVILGGGHAVLKFLFHTIIFFTTLYYLLQSSQERYAPTGITINNSWGPRIIQALEASISSVVVATLKLALFHGLFTWLTHTVVGAHIVYLPAVLASILAAAPFLESYWCSVPAFLDLWLSQDRFWLGAILVLVHFIVPSNFNPIIHSEIKGGGHPYLTGLSIAGGMYLFGLEGALLGPLLLCLLVVLFEVTMSAIRDSPITPQTRDGGQRQFVPEVELATSDDDDIDHAGRDDDDAISVGEGKVM
- the LOC129742162 gene encoding transmembrane protein 245 isoform X1, producing the protein MSTRPSPAPIKRSFDGLFNAWLVLRNQGHEKPLRNAMYNVMMVAVVAVVVGVTLVLAPFFKPLLWAFLFGAVLFPAKKRLAEALNGWIERIEKDDRYLVMGVLGAPLHGIDSLGHFLTEWLKGHLRIIGIGFGALILLRLIVWIAPAEMFLGFWNFIVWNHSLFKTLLSSLSLQMLAIIVVLYVVSVYILWKPELSAPFLVFGQMLWILIVAYGCSFLGALQVPVFLGLLIYGAIGLVYNLQKDEQNVRFIDKWHSLLDMTSYRLNESKAEPLASVPVLDETSGGADGSRMEEIKSKLQLDVPTTPQLSSTMNDSRSSTYVNATSYCRVPETLESDLYFRILFYACGATLIWMHTWILFLGIIPMSLHLVKRLAEVLGIFQYFSQKCDQYWELLKHWLFPRHAALLPLCLPGILRVNANVHRYVCAKLRSYIDDISSVVMIGFLSVLVMLVSVFAFTQIYSETIAVAQLGSNLVNRTLAHRPELIEMLPIDMQSMDNILDNAYKYGRSHIEQYVDDIFNDTDPTQAKKLKCQILSVWDRLIQSWMDRNNGDSMVGPRVTGQSIRVTIDEIFINPITKAGIIGFVKSNIGMLLEVADSLWMLLRTNLNLLASAFGTLFSVILGGGHAVLKFLFHTIIFFTTLYYLLQSSQERYAPTGITINNSWGPRIIQALEASISSVVVATLKLALFHGLFTWLTHTVVGAHIVYLPAVLASILAAAPFLESYWCSVPAFLDLWLSQDRFWLGAILVLVHFIVPSNFNPIIHSEIKGGGHPYLTGLSIAGGMYLFGLEGALLGPLLLCLLVVLFEVTMSAIRDSPITPQTRKSSLDTNNDLYSPATTLLHEWQAFIGRSDQLSLRYLPRDGGQRQFVPEVELATSDDDDIDHAGRDDDDAISVGEGKVM
- the LOC129742162 gene encoding transmembrane protein 245 isoform X2, translating into MSTRPSPAPIKRSFDGLFNAWLVLRNQGHEKPLRNAMYNVMMVAVVAVVVGVTLVLAPFFKPLLWAFLFGAVLFPAKKRLAEALNGWIERIEKDDRYLVMGVLGAPLHGIDSLGHFLTEWLKGHLRIIGIGFGALILLRLIVWIAPAEMFLGFWNFIVWNHSLFKTLLSSLSLQMLAIIVVLYVVSVYILWKPELSAPFLVFGQMLWILIVAYGCSFLGALQVPVFLGLLIYGAIGLVYNLQKDEQNVRFIDKWHSLLDMTSYRLNESKAEPLASVPVLDETSGGADGSRMEEIKSKLQLDVPTTPQLSSTMNDSRSSTYVNATSYCRVPETLESDLYFRILFYACGATLIWMHTWILFLGIIPMSLHLVKRLAEVLGIFQYFSQKCDQYWELLKHWLFPRHAALLPLCLPGILRVNANVHRYVCAKLRSYIDDISSVVMIGFLSVLVMLVSVFAFTQIYSETIAVAQLGSNLVNRTLAHRPELIEMLPIDMQSMDNILDNAYKYGRSHIEQYVDDIFNDTDPTQAKKLKCQILSVWDRLIQSWMDRNNGDSMVGPRVTGQSIRVTIDEIFINPITKAGIIGFVKSNIGMLLEVADSLWMLLRTNLNLLASAFGTLFSVILGGGHAVLKFLFHTIIFFTTLYYLLQSSQERYAPTGITINNSWGPRIIQALEASISSVVVATLKLALFHGLFTWLTHTVVGAHIVYLPAVLASILAAAPFLESYWCSVPAFLDLWLSQDRFWLGAILVLVHFIVPSNFNPIIHSEIKGGGHPYLTGLSIAGGMYLFGLEGALLGPLLLCLLVVLFEVTMSAIRDSPITPQTRKSSLDTNNDLYSPATTTNYRFGTFPEMVDNASSSLRLSSPPVMTTTSTTLAGTTTMRYP